From Drosophila virilis strain 15010-1051.87 chromosome X, Dvir_AGI_RSII-ME, whole genome shotgun sequence, the proteins below share one genomic window:
- the Abca3 gene encoding phospholipid-transporting ATPase ABCA3 isoform X1, with translation MGKVTTCDKFLLLLWKNWVIQLNHKTQFVFELLLPVLFILLVALVRVVVDVENIEEKHYEEQKIDSLQLFKSEFENGRRMNSLMNLLTTKSESIKKLSQSRPPNLRLVFSPVNDELESIMQDAAASLGMTVSGVDNAQELEGQVVANNSFAGVLFNVSMDNFEYTLRFPSELRTAKAAIWNTWLTKRLFLSSYISGPRNYNDDDGGTPPGYLREGFLPIQNAISMSYIRSKAKVKNDLPEIVLQRYPYPAGLIDPFINAISTMFSFLLLLSFIYPCTCITKYVANEKELQLKEVMKIMGLQNWLHWAAWFVKFFIMFTISILLMIIFMKIRYTDDVAVFTHADISVLIVFFLAYITATICFCFMMASFFSKSSTAAAVTGLIWFITYVPYMFTSETYDLLTLSEKLGLCVILNTAMAFGVAIIMRFEGTGEGLQWNNLFKPVNVDDNLTVGYVIIMLLISAVLYMLICLYVEQIFPGDYGVKRKWYFPCTRVFWCGKNKYQSVDYIDNEPEQNTSVGFEPEPQNKRVGLEIKNLKKVFDGKLVVKGISAKMFEDEITVLLGHNGAGKTTTISMLTGMLPPTSGTAIINGSDICTNIKGARMSLGVCPQHNVLFGDMSVANHLRFFSRLKGAKGKAIKKEVDKYLKMIQLENKANTAADKLSGGMKRKLSLCCALCGDTKVVLCDEPSSGMDPSARRQLWDLLRHEKAGRTILLTTHFMDEADVLGDRIAIMCDGMIKCNGSSFFLKKQFGPGYSLVCVKKANCQPAEVTAMLSKYIPGIRPKSDIGTELAYNLPDNYSYKFEQLFKELESRTAELNLNGFGVGNTSLEEVFMKMGADVTVDRNEEELADRLKGGAVTNNVDNESMKSDAALSNNTQLLRGMKLVSNQWHAMIYKKAIYSYRKLFLLILQNFVAVFFVVLTIMIARSRGTSRDLPAIKIGLAQYPVAVTVMERGQDLNANSLNNRIANKYEEMAQSFGPDYTYESTGDKSFTKYILDLSASLQVWINARYLAAATFRNDKIIAWLNNQPLHTAPLTMNMVHNAIAREVIGENSKISVTNWPLPYKTETLLQQLQMGSSLGTQLASNIAFCMCFITAFYALFVINERQSRAKLLQFVCGVKGWIFWFSLFLWDFITLLFTVLVIIVTLACFQEIHFSTFDELGRIAFVLIIFTFCVLPFTYAFSLYFKDASTGYARISIFNNLFGIAVFLTFVLLANFYDDSILYKILNRIFNLYPHFSLAMCINKISVNAASRSACSKLSGLPPILICEMVPNCCSIPGYFAWEYPGVLIEILTMVCVGIIIFLLLVLGSYGIHLNFEFLKRKRHPDPRTDMDDDVLKEKLRVENMSPEEKAAKNLVLDNLVKYYGPFLAVNQVSLCVEESECFGLLGVNGAGKTTTFKMMTGDETISLGAAYVQGLNLKTDMTKVYDKIGYCPQFDALLDNLTGRENLKIFCLLRGVRPANIKSISEDLGKTFGFTKHMNKKTKNYSGGNKRKLSAAIAVIGSPAIIYMDEPTTGMDPAARRHLWNIVCRLRDGGKSIVLTSHSMEECEALCTRLAVMVNGELKCIGSTQHLKNKFSKGRVLKLKVRRSGAPRSQQQQPYKESMLKAPVSDEDLRTPLPYESSSAATPVAYDGRSRTSLGRNDNNFRNGEISMEQLPGTPIPYSGSIADILEASRSVDYLSNTPNRQIEEDVVLSPDQIQNDIDKVKKFVSTNFPNAVLQEEYQGMLTYYIPLQGIKWSEIFGVIERNRNDLNLDDYSITQTTLEEIFLEFAQLQIEDKRNVKSRRKCCGC, from the exons ATGGGCAAAGTAACCACATGTGATaagtttttgctgctgctttggaaAAACTGGGTTATTCAATTGAATCACAAAACACAATTTGTATTCGAACTGCTACTCCCGGTATTATTCATACTGCTGGTCGCGCTGGTACGTGTCGTAGTTGACGTGGAAAACATAGAAGAGAAGCACTATGAGGAGCAAAAAATCGACAGCTTACAGTTATTTAA ATCTGAATTTGAAAATGGGCGTCGAATGAATTCGCTCATGAACCTACTAACTACAAagag TGAATCCATAAAAAAGCTATCCCAAAGTAGACCGCCTAACTTAAGGCTGGTGTTCTCGCCGGTTAATGATGAACTGGAGTCTATAATGCAAGATGCGGCCGCAAGCCTGGGCATGACCGTTTCAGGTGTTGACAATGCCCAGGAGCTTGAAGGGCAGGTGGTGGCCAATAATTCCTTTGCCGGCGTACTATTCAATGTATCCATGGACAATTTTGAATACACATTGCGTTTTCCATCAGAGCTGCGGACGGCAAAAGCCGCAATATGGAACACGTGGCTAACAAAGCGACTATTTTTATCGTCTTATATATCAGGACCGCGTAATTATAATGATGACGATGGCGGGACACCTCCGGGCTATTTGCGCGAGGGTTTCCTGCCCATACAGAACGCGATTAGCATGTCCTATATACGAAGTAAGGCGAAAGTTAAAAATGATTTGCCTGAGATTGTGCTGCAGCGATATCCGTATCCGGCCGGGTTAATTGATCCATTTATAAACGCAATTAGCACTATGTTCTCGTTCCTATTGCTGTTGAGCTTTATCTATCCTTGCACGTGCATTACCAAG TACGTTGCCAACGAAAAGGAATTGCAACTGAAGGAGGTCATGAAAATAATGGGACTACAGAACTGGTTACACTGGGCCGCCTGGTTTGTTAAGTTCTTCATCATGTTCACCATATCGATACTTTTGATGataatttttatgaaaatacgTTATACCGATGACGTCGCCGTCTTCACCCATGCCGATATATCTGTGCTGATAGTTTTCTTCCTCGCGTACATAACAGCCACCATTTGCTTCTGCTTCATGATGGCCTCTTTCTTCTCAAAGTCCAGCACAGCAGCTGCGGTGACTGGTCTTATCTGGTTCATTACCTATGTCCCGTATATGTTCACATCAGAAACCTATGATCTGCTCACTTTATCCGAAAAGTTGGGCCTGTGTGTTATATTGAATACGGCAATGGCGTTTGGCGTTGCTATAATAATGCGTTTCGAAGGTACGGGAGAAGGTCTACAGTGGAATAACCTTTTCAAGCCGGTCAACGTCGATGACAATTTAACCGTTGGATATGTTATTATCATGCTGCTAATATCCGCTGTTCTCTATATGCTCATATGCTTGTATGTTGAGCAGATATTTCCTGGCGATTATGGAGTGAAGCGCAAATGGTATTTTCCCTGTACGCGCGTCTTTTGGTgcggcaaaaataaatatcagaGTGTTGATTATATTGACAATGAACCGGAACAAAATACTTCGGTCGGCTTTGAGCCGGAGCCTCAAAACAAACGCGTTGGCCTGGAGATAAAAAATCTGAAGAAAGTATTTGATGGCAAGCTGGTTGTCAAGGGTATATCGGCTAAAATGTTCGAAGATGAGATAACCGTGCTGCTGGGCCACAATGGTGCTGGCAAAACGACCACCATATCCATGCTGACTGGCATGTTGCCGCCCACTTCCGGCACGGCCATCATCAATGGCAGCGATATCTGCACCAATATCAAGGGTGCGCGCATGTCTCTTGGCGTTTGCCCTCAGCATAATGTGCTCTTTGGCGATATGAGTGTTGCGAATCATTTGCGATTCTTTAGTCGTCTGAAAGGTGCTAAGGGCAAGGCCATAAAGAAAGAGGTGGACAAGTATCTGAAGATGATTCAATTGGAGAATAAAGCTAACACTGCTGCCGATAAATTGTCGGGTGGCATGAAACGCAAACTTTCGCTCTGCTGTGCCCTTTGCGGCGATACCAAGGTTGTGCTTTGCGATGAGCCAAGCTCCGGTATGGATCCATCTGCGCGACGACAACTGTGGGATCTACTGCGACACGAGAAAGCGGGCCGCACCATTCTGCTGACCACCCACTTTATGGATGAGGCCGACGTTCTGGGCGATCGCATTGCCATCATGTGCGATGGAATGATCAAATGTAACGGCTCCTCATTCTTTCTAAAGAAGCAATTCGGTCCTGGCTATAGTCTG GTATGCGTTAAGAAGGCCAATTGTCAACCGGCTGAGGTGACGGCAATGCTTAGCAAGTATATTCCCGGAATACGGCCAAAAAGCGATATTGGGACAGAGCTGGCCTATAATTTGCCCGACAACTATTCGTATAAGTTTGAGCAACTATTCAAGGAACTGGAGAGTCGCACAGCGGAACTGAATCTGAATGGTTTTGGCGTGGGCAATACCTCGTTGGAAGAGGTATTCATGAAAATGGGTGCCGATGTAACAGTCGATCGGAATGAGGAGGAACTGGCGGACAGGTTAAAAGGAGGTGCTGTAACTAATAATGTTGACAACGAATCAATGAAAT CGGATGCCGCCCTCTCGAACAATACTCAACTGTTGCGCGGCATGAAACTGGTATCGAACCAATGGCATGCTATGATCTACAAGAAGGCGATCTATTCGTATCGcaaattatttttgcttatCTTACAAAACTTTGTGGCCGTATTCTTTGTGGTACTGACAATAATGATCGCACGTTCGCGTGGTACCAGCCGTGATCTGCCGGCGATTAAGATCGGCCTGGCACAGTATCCGGTTGCGGTGACTGTCATGGAACGCGGGCAAGACTTGAATGCGAATTCGTTAAATAATCGCATTGCCAATAAATACGAAGAGATGGCACAGTCATTTGGCCCAGATTATACGTACGAGAGCACGGGCGATAAATCCTTTACGAAGTACATACTGGACCTGAGCGCATCCCTGCAGGTTTGGATAAACGCACGATACCTGGCAGCCGCCACCTTTCGAAATGATAAAATAATCGCTTGGCTGAACAATCAGCCGCTGCATACGGCACCGCTCACAATGAACATGGTTCATAATGCGATTGCCCGGGAAGTGATCGGAGAGAATTCGAAAATCAGTGTTACCAATTGGCCGCTGCCCTACAAGACGGAAACactgctgcagcagttgcagatGGGCTCCAGTCTGGGCACACAGTTGGCCTCCAATATAGCCTTCTGTATGTGCTTTATTACCGCCTTTTACGCACTGTTTGTGATTAACGAGCGGCAATCGCGGGCCAAACTGTTACAGTTCGTTTGCGGCGTCAAGGGTTGGATATTCTGGTTTTCACTGTTTCTCTGGGATTTCATCACGCTTTTATTTACGGTTCTGGTTATAATTGTCACATTGGCCTGTTTCCAGGAAATACATTTTAGCACATTCGACGAGCTGGGTCGCATCGCTTTCGTGCTAATCATCTTTACATTTTGCGTGCTGCCCTTTACCTACGCCTTCTCCTTATACTTTAAGGACGCATCGACAGGCTACGCACGCATCtctatatttaataatttgtttggcATAGCGGTATTCCTTACATTCGTTCTACTTGCAAACTTTTACGACGACTCAATTCTATATAAAATTCTGAATCGAATTTTTAATCTTTATCCACACTTCTCGCTTGCCATGTGCATCAACAAGATAAGCGTAAATGCTGCCTCGCGATCTGCCTGCTCCAAGCTTAGCGGCCTGCCGCCCATTCTAATCTGTGAGATGGTGCCAAATTGCTGCA GCATCCCGGGTTACTTTGCTTGGGAATATCCCGGAGTGTTAATCGAGATTCTTACCATGGTCTGTGTCGGCATCATCATTTTCCTACTGCTCGTGTTAGGCTCATATGGCATACACTTGAACTTCGAATTTTTAAA GAGGAAACGTCATCCAGATCCGCGTACTGACATGGACGACGATGTGCTGAAGGAGAAGCTGCGCGTTGAGAACATGTCTCCCGAAGAGAAAGCCGCCAAGAATCTGGTTTTGGATAACTTGGTCAAGTATTATGGGCCCTTTCTTGCCGTCAATCAGGTGTCGCTTTGTGTGGAAGA AAGCGAATGCTTTGGCCTGTTGGGTGTCAATGGTGCTGGCAAGACGACTACCTTTAAGATGATGACTGGAGACGAGACGATATCCTTGGGCGCTGCGTATGTGCAGGGCCTGAATTTGAAGACAGACATGACCAAAGTATACGACAAGATTGGCTACTGTCCGCAGTTCGATGCGCTGTTAGATAATTTAACAGGCCGTGAGAATCTTAAAATATTCTGCCTGTTGCGCGGCGTGCGGCCGGCGAACATCAAAAGTATTTCCGAGGATCTGGGCAAGACTTTTGGCTTTACCAAGcatatgaacaaaaagacaaagaaCTACAGCGGCGGAAATAAGCGTAAACTGAGCGCGGCCATCGCAGTGATTGGCTCTCCAgctattatatatatggatgAGCCCACCACGGGCATGGATCCAGCTGCACGACGTCACCTATGGAATATTGTGTGTCGCTTACGGGATGGTGGCAAATCAATCGTGCTAACATCTCACAGCATGGAGGAGTGCGAGGCACTATGCACACGACTGGCTGTTATGGTGAATGGCGAGCTCAAGTGCATTGGCTCCACGCAGCATTTGAAAAACAAGTTCTCTAAAGGTCGTGTACTCAAACTGAAAGTCCGACGCAGTGGAGCACCTCgcagtcaacaacaacaaccatacaAAGAGAGCATGCTCAAAGCGCCTGTCTCGGATGAAGATTTGAGGACACCGCTTCCATACGAGAGCAGCAGTGCGGCGACGCCAGTTGCCTACGATGGCAGGAGCAGAACATCATTGGGCCGTAACGACAACAATTTCAGGAACGGAGAAATCTCAATGGAGCAGTTGCCGGGTACACCGATTCCCTACTCGGGCAGCATTGCTGATATACTAGAAGCGAGCAGGTCAGTGGATTATCT CTCCAATACACCCAATAGGCAAATTGAGGAGGATGTTGTACTGAGCCCTGATCAAATACAGAATGACATTGACAAAGTCAAGAAGTTTGTCAGCACCAATTTCCCAAATGCCGTTTTGCA GGAAGAATATCAGGGCATGTTGACATATTACATTCCATTGCAAGGCATCAAATGGTCGGAAATCTTTGGCGTAATTGAACGCAATCGGAATGATCTAAATCTGGACGATTACTCCATAACTCAGACGACATTGGAAGAGATATTCTTAGAATTTGCTCAGTTACAGATTGAGGATAAACGCAACGTGAA ATCCCGTCGAAAATGTTGTGGCTGCTAA
- the Abca3 gene encoding phospholipid-transporting ATPase ABCA3 isoform X2 produces MGKVTTCDKFLLLLWKNWVIQLNHKTQFVFELLLPVLFILLVALVRVVVDVENIEEKHYEEQKIDSLQLFKSEFENGRRMNSLMNLLTTKSESIKKLSQSRPPNLRLVFSPVNDELESIMQDAAASLGMTVSGVDNAQELEGQVVANNSFAGVLFNVSMDNFEYTLRFPSELRTAKAAIWNTWLTKRLFLSSYISGPRNYNDDDGGTPPGYLREGFLPIQNAISMSYIRSKAKVKNDLPEIVLQRYPYPAGLIDPFINAISTMFSFLLLLSFIYPCTCITKYVANEKELQLKEVMKIMGLQNWLHWAAWFVKFFIMFTISILLMIIFMKIRYTDDVAVFTHADISVLIVFFLAYITATICFCFMMASFFSKSSTAAAVTGLIWFITYVPYMFTSETYDLLTLSEKLGLCVILNTAMAFGVAIIMRFEGTGEGLQWNNLFKPVNVDDNLTVGYVIIMLLISAVLYMLICLYVEQIFPGDYGVKRKWYFPCTRVFWCGKNKYQSVDYIDNEPEQNTSVGFEPEPQNKRVGLEIKNLKKVFDGKLVVKGISAKMFEDEITVLLGHNGAGKTTTISMLTGMLPPTSGTAIINGSDICTNIKGARMSLGVCPQHNVLFGDMSVANHLRFFSRLKGAKGKAIKKEVDKYLKMIQLENKANTAADKLSGGMKRKLSLCCALCGDTKVVLCDEPSSGMDPSARRQLWDLLRHEKAGRTILLTTHFMDEADVLGDRIAIMCDGMIKCNGSSFFLKKQFGPGYSLVCVKKANCQPAEVTAMLSKYIPGIRPKSDIGTELAYNLPDNYSYKFEQLFKELESRTAELNLNGFGVGNTSLEEVFMKMGADVTVDRNEEELADRLKGGAVTNNVDNESMKSDAALSNNTQLLRGMKLVSNQWHAMIYKKAIYSYRKLFLLILQNFVAVFFVVLTIMIARSRGTSRDLPAIKIGLAQYPVAVTVMERGQDLNANSLNNRIANKYEEMAQSFGPDYTYESTGDKSFTKYILDLSASLQVWINARYLAAATFRNDKIIAWLNNQPLHTAPLTMNMVHNAIAREVIGENSKISVTNWPLPYKTETLLQQLQMGSSLGTQLASNIAFCMCFITAFYALFVINERQSRAKLLQFVCGVKGWIFWFSLFLWDFITLLFTVLVIIVTLACFQEIHFSTFDELGRIAFVLIIFTFCVLPFTYAFSLYFKDASTGYARISIFNNLFGIAVFLTFVLLANFYDDSILYKILNRIFNLYPHFSLAMCINKISVNAASRSACSKLSGLPPILICEMVPNCCSIPGYFAWEYPGVLIEILTMVCVGIIIFLLLVLGSYGIHLNFEFLKRKRHPDPRTDMDDDVLKEKLRVENMSPEEKAAKNLVLDNLVKYYGPFLAVNQVSLCVEESECFGLLGVNGAGKTTTFKMMTGDETISLGAAYVQGLNLKTDMTKVYDKIGYCPQFDALLDNLTGRENLKIFCLLRGVRPANIKSISEDLGKTFGFTKHMNKKTKNYSGGNKRKLSAAIAVIGSPAIIYMDEPTTGMDPAARRHLWNIVCRLRDGGKSIVLTSHSMEECEALCTRLAVMVNGELKCIGSTQHLKNKFSKGRVLKLKVRRSGAPRSQQQQPYKESMLKAPVSDEDLRTPLPYESSSAATPVAYDGRSRTSLGRNDNNFRNGEISMEQLPGTPIPYSGSIADILEASSSNTPNRQIEEDVVLSPDQIQNDIDKVKKFVSTNFPNAVLQEEYQGMLTYYIPLQGIKWSEIFGVIERNRNDLNLDDYSITQTTLEEIFLEFAQLQIEDKRNVKSRRKCCGC; encoded by the exons ATGGGCAAAGTAACCACATGTGATaagtttttgctgctgctttggaaAAACTGGGTTATTCAATTGAATCACAAAACACAATTTGTATTCGAACTGCTACTCCCGGTATTATTCATACTGCTGGTCGCGCTGGTACGTGTCGTAGTTGACGTGGAAAACATAGAAGAGAAGCACTATGAGGAGCAAAAAATCGACAGCTTACAGTTATTTAA ATCTGAATTTGAAAATGGGCGTCGAATGAATTCGCTCATGAACCTACTAACTACAAagag TGAATCCATAAAAAAGCTATCCCAAAGTAGACCGCCTAACTTAAGGCTGGTGTTCTCGCCGGTTAATGATGAACTGGAGTCTATAATGCAAGATGCGGCCGCAAGCCTGGGCATGACCGTTTCAGGTGTTGACAATGCCCAGGAGCTTGAAGGGCAGGTGGTGGCCAATAATTCCTTTGCCGGCGTACTATTCAATGTATCCATGGACAATTTTGAATACACATTGCGTTTTCCATCAGAGCTGCGGACGGCAAAAGCCGCAATATGGAACACGTGGCTAACAAAGCGACTATTTTTATCGTCTTATATATCAGGACCGCGTAATTATAATGATGACGATGGCGGGACACCTCCGGGCTATTTGCGCGAGGGTTTCCTGCCCATACAGAACGCGATTAGCATGTCCTATATACGAAGTAAGGCGAAAGTTAAAAATGATTTGCCTGAGATTGTGCTGCAGCGATATCCGTATCCGGCCGGGTTAATTGATCCATTTATAAACGCAATTAGCACTATGTTCTCGTTCCTATTGCTGTTGAGCTTTATCTATCCTTGCACGTGCATTACCAAG TACGTTGCCAACGAAAAGGAATTGCAACTGAAGGAGGTCATGAAAATAATGGGACTACAGAACTGGTTACACTGGGCCGCCTGGTTTGTTAAGTTCTTCATCATGTTCACCATATCGATACTTTTGATGataatttttatgaaaatacgTTATACCGATGACGTCGCCGTCTTCACCCATGCCGATATATCTGTGCTGATAGTTTTCTTCCTCGCGTACATAACAGCCACCATTTGCTTCTGCTTCATGATGGCCTCTTTCTTCTCAAAGTCCAGCACAGCAGCTGCGGTGACTGGTCTTATCTGGTTCATTACCTATGTCCCGTATATGTTCACATCAGAAACCTATGATCTGCTCACTTTATCCGAAAAGTTGGGCCTGTGTGTTATATTGAATACGGCAATGGCGTTTGGCGTTGCTATAATAATGCGTTTCGAAGGTACGGGAGAAGGTCTACAGTGGAATAACCTTTTCAAGCCGGTCAACGTCGATGACAATTTAACCGTTGGATATGTTATTATCATGCTGCTAATATCCGCTGTTCTCTATATGCTCATATGCTTGTATGTTGAGCAGATATTTCCTGGCGATTATGGAGTGAAGCGCAAATGGTATTTTCCCTGTACGCGCGTCTTTTGGTgcggcaaaaataaatatcagaGTGTTGATTATATTGACAATGAACCGGAACAAAATACTTCGGTCGGCTTTGAGCCGGAGCCTCAAAACAAACGCGTTGGCCTGGAGATAAAAAATCTGAAGAAAGTATTTGATGGCAAGCTGGTTGTCAAGGGTATATCGGCTAAAATGTTCGAAGATGAGATAACCGTGCTGCTGGGCCACAATGGTGCTGGCAAAACGACCACCATATCCATGCTGACTGGCATGTTGCCGCCCACTTCCGGCACGGCCATCATCAATGGCAGCGATATCTGCACCAATATCAAGGGTGCGCGCATGTCTCTTGGCGTTTGCCCTCAGCATAATGTGCTCTTTGGCGATATGAGTGTTGCGAATCATTTGCGATTCTTTAGTCGTCTGAAAGGTGCTAAGGGCAAGGCCATAAAGAAAGAGGTGGACAAGTATCTGAAGATGATTCAATTGGAGAATAAAGCTAACACTGCTGCCGATAAATTGTCGGGTGGCATGAAACGCAAACTTTCGCTCTGCTGTGCCCTTTGCGGCGATACCAAGGTTGTGCTTTGCGATGAGCCAAGCTCCGGTATGGATCCATCTGCGCGACGACAACTGTGGGATCTACTGCGACACGAGAAAGCGGGCCGCACCATTCTGCTGACCACCCACTTTATGGATGAGGCCGACGTTCTGGGCGATCGCATTGCCATCATGTGCGATGGAATGATCAAATGTAACGGCTCCTCATTCTTTCTAAAGAAGCAATTCGGTCCTGGCTATAGTCTG GTATGCGTTAAGAAGGCCAATTGTCAACCGGCTGAGGTGACGGCAATGCTTAGCAAGTATATTCCCGGAATACGGCCAAAAAGCGATATTGGGACAGAGCTGGCCTATAATTTGCCCGACAACTATTCGTATAAGTTTGAGCAACTATTCAAGGAACTGGAGAGTCGCACAGCGGAACTGAATCTGAATGGTTTTGGCGTGGGCAATACCTCGTTGGAAGAGGTATTCATGAAAATGGGTGCCGATGTAACAGTCGATCGGAATGAGGAGGAACTGGCGGACAGGTTAAAAGGAGGTGCTGTAACTAATAATGTTGACAACGAATCAATGAAAT CGGATGCCGCCCTCTCGAACAATACTCAACTGTTGCGCGGCATGAAACTGGTATCGAACCAATGGCATGCTATGATCTACAAGAAGGCGATCTATTCGTATCGcaaattatttttgcttatCTTACAAAACTTTGTGGCCGTATTCTTTGTGGTACTGACAATAATGATCGCACGTTCGCGTGGTACCAGCCGTGATCTGCCGGCGATTAAGATCGGCCTGGCACAGTATCCGGTTGCGGTGACTGTCATGGAACGCGGGCAAGACTTGAATGCGAATTCGTTAAATAATCGCATTGCCAATAAATACGAAGAGATGGCACAGTCATTTGGCCCAGATTATACGTACGAGAGCACGGGCGATAAATCCTTTACGAAGTACATACTGGACCTGAGCGCATCCCTGCAGGTTTGGATAAACGCACGATACCTGGCAGCCGCCACCTTTCGAAATGATAAAATAATCGCTTGGCTGAACAATCAGCCGCTGCATACGGCACCGCTCACAATGAACATGGTTCATAATGCGATTGCCCGGGAAGTGATCGGAGAGAATTCGAAAATCAGTGTTACCAATTGGCCGCTGCCCTACAAGACGGAAACactgctgcagcagttgcagatGGGCTCCAGTCTGGGCACACAGTTGGCCTCCAATATAGCCTTCTGTATGTGCTTTATTACCGCCTTTTACGCACTGTTTGTGATTAACGAGCGGCAATCGCGGGCCAAACTGTTACAGTTCGTTTGCGGCGTCAAGGGTTGGATATTCTGGTTTTCACTGTTTCTCTGGGATTTCATCACGCTTTTATTTACGGTTCTGGTTATAATTGTCACATTGGCCTGTTTCCAGGAAATACATTTTAGCACATTCGACGAGCTGGGTCGCATCGCTTTCGTGCTAATCATCTTTACATTTTGCGTGCTGCCCTTTACCTACGCCTTCTCCTTATACTTTAAGGACGCATCGACAGGCTACGCACGCATCtctatatttaataatttgtttggcATAGCGGTATTCCTTACATTCGTTCTACTTGCAAACTTTTACGACGACTCAATTCTATATAAAATTCTGAATCGAATTTTTAATCTTTATCCACACTTCTCGCTTGCCATGTGCATCAACAAGATAAGCGTAAATGCTGCCTCGCGATCTGCCTGCTCCAAGCTTAGCGGCCTGCCGCCCATTCTAATCTGTGAGATGGTGCCAAATTGCTGCA GCATCCCGGGTTACTTTGCTTGGGAATATCCCGGAGTGTTAATCGAGATTCTTACCATGGTCTGTGTCGGCATCATCATTTTCCTACTGCTCGTGTTAGGCTCATATGGCATACACTTGAACTTCGAATTTTTAAA GAGGAAACGTCATCCAGATCCGCGTACTGACATGGACGACGATGTGCTGAAGGAGAAGCTGCGCGTTGAGAACATGTCTCCCGAAGAGAAAGCCGCCAAGAATCTGGTTTTGGATAACTTGGTCAAGTATTATGGGCCCTTTCTTGCCGTCAATCAGGTGTCGCTTTGTGTGGAAGA AAGCGAATGCTTTGGCCTGTTGGGTGTCAATGGTGCTGGCAAGACGACTACCTTTAAGATGATGACTGGAGACGAGACGATATCCTTGGGCGCTGCGTATGTGCAGGGCCTGAATTTGAAGACAGACATGACCAAAGTATACGACAAGATTGGCTACTGTCCGCAGTTCGATGCGCTGTTAGATAATTTAACAGGCCGTGAGAATCTTAAAATATTCTGCCTGTTGCGCGGCGTGCGGCCGGCGAACATCAAAAGTATTTCCGAGGATCTGGGCAAGACTTTTGGCTTTACCAAGcatatgaacaaaaagacaaagaaCTACAGCGGCGGAAATAAGCGTAAACTGAGCGCGGCCATCGCAGTGATTGGCTCTCCAgctattatatatatggatgAGCCCACCACGGGCATGGATCCAGCTGCACGACGTCACCTATGGAATATTGTGTGTCGCTTACGGGATGGTGGCAAATCAATCGTGCTAACATCTCACAGCATGGAGGAGTGCGAGGCACTATGCACACGACTGGCTGTTATGGTGAATGGCGAGCTCAAGTGCATTGGCTCCACGCAGCATTTGAAAAACAAGTTCTCTAAAGGTCGTGTACTCAAACTGAAAGTCCGACGCAGTGGAGCACCTCgcagtcaacaacaacaaccatacaAAGAGAGCATGCTCAAAGCGCCTGTCTCGGATGAAGATTTGAGGACACCGCTTCCATACGAGAGCAGCAGTGCGGCGACGCCAGTTGCCTACGATGGCAGGAGCAGAACATCATTGGGCCGTAACGACAACAATTTCAGGAACGGAGAAATCTCAATGGAGCAGTTGCCGGGTACACCGATTCCCTACTCGGGCAGCATTGCTGATATACTAGAAGCGAGCAG CTCCAATACACCCAATAGGCAAATTGAGGAGGATGTTGTACTGAGCCCTGATCAAATACAGAATGACATTGACAAAGTCAAGAAGTTTGTCAGCACCAATTTCCCAAATGCCGTTTTGCA GGAAGAATATCAGGGCATGTTGACATATTACATTCCATTGCAAGGCATCAAATGGTCGGAAATCTTTGGCGTAATTGAACGCAATCGGAATGATCTAAATCTGGACGATTACTCCATAACTCAGACGACATTGGAAGAGATATTCTTAGAATTTGCTCAGTTACAGATTGAGGATAAACGCAACGTGAA ATCCCGTCGAAAATGTTGTGGCTGCTAA